A single genomic interval of Adhaeribacter pallidiroseus harbors:
- a CDS encoding gluconokinase: MHYIIGVDMGTTSTKAVAFNLQGQVLAEKAAEYPLLTPQPAYSEQNPDEVLLAVRDTVKAVVSTMRTTGFTVAGLAGISFSSAMHSLIAVDEAGNLLTNSITWADTRSNAQAAQIKNSAAGHNIYRRTGTPIHPMSPLCKLVWLQAEQPDLVKQTYKFISIKEYVFFRLFGQYVIDYSVASATGLFDIFTLQWFAPALQLAGITEAHLSTPVPGTHMVQGLPLEAASYLGVDPQVPFILGGGDGCLANLGSGAIRPGHAALTIGTSGAIRVISAEPATDSQERIFSYILTPEHYVLGGAVSNGAILLRWFRDQFGASETQLAHDLSADTYELLLQKAATIPAGSDGLLFLPYLLGERAPIWDADARGVYFGLNVTHTRAHMLRALLEGVLFGLYSVANALMQVTGPIDVIYANGGFAKGDFWVQMLSDMFNQEIRVTESVESSALGAAMMGMLALKIIPDFEGIEKLVPVARTYHPKPEHHATYQQLYEIYEGLYPKLKQDFAAITALQK, translated from the coding sequence ATGCATTACATCATCGGAGTTGATATGGGCACTACCAGCACAAAAGCCGTAGCTTTTAATTTACAAGGCCAAGTGCTGGCCGAAAAAGCCGCGGAGTATCCTTTATTAACGCCGCAACCTGCGTACAGCGAGCAAAACCCCGATGAAGTATTACTGGCCGTACGCGATACCGTTAAAGCGGTAGTATCTACAATGCGCACTACCGGTTTTACGGTGGCCGGCTTAGCGGGTATTAGCTTCAGCAGTGCCATGCATAGTTTAATAGCGGTAGATGAAGCGGGCAATCTGCTTACCAACAGCATTACCTGGGCCGATACGCGGAGTAATGCGCAGGCCGCGCAAATTAAAAACAGTGCGGCTGGTCATAATATTTACCGCCGCACCGGTACGCCTATTCACCCGATGTCGCCGTTGTGCAAACTGGTATGGCTGCAAGCCGAGCAGCCCGACTTAGTCAAGCAAACCTATAAATTTATTTCAATTAAAGAATACGTGTTTTTCCGGCTTTTCGGGCAGTACGTTATTGATTATTCGGTTGCTTCGGCTACCGGCTTATTTGATATTTTTACGTTGCAATGGTTTGCTCCGGCTTTGCAACTGGCTGGTATTACCGAGGCTCATTTATCAACCCCGGTACCGGGAACGCATATGGTGCAGGGATTACCATTGGAGGCGGCCAGCTACCTGGGCGTTGACCCGCAGGTGCCGTTTATTCTGGGCGGGGGCGATGGCTGTTTGGCTAACCTGGGCAGTGGCGCCATCCGGCCGGGCCATGCGGCTCTGACTATTGGCACCAGCGGAGCCATCCGGGTAATTTCCGCCGAACCCGCCACCGATTCGCAGGAACGCATTTTTAGTTATATTCTTACTCCGGAACATTATGTGCTGGGTGGGGCCGTAAGCAACGGGGCTATTTTGCTGCGCTGGTTCCGCGACCAGTTCGGCGCCTCCGAAACGCAGTTAGCCCACGATTTATCGGCGGATACGTACGAGTTGCTTTTGCAAAAAGCGGCTACCATACCGGCCGGATCGGATGGCTTGTTGTTTTTACCGTACCTGCTCGGCGAGCGGGCACCTATTTGGGATGCGGATGCTCGCGGCGTGTACTTTGGCTTAAATGTAACGCATACCCGGGCGCATATGCTGCGCGCTTTACTCGAAGGAGTTTTGTTTGGCCTGTACAGTGTGGCGAATGCTTTAATGCAGGTTACCGGCCCTATTGATGTCATTTACGCCAACGGTGGTTTTGCCAAAGGTGATTTCTGGGTGCAAATGCTGTCCGATATGTTTAATCAGGAAATCAGGGTAACCGAGAGTGTCGAAAGTTCGGCTCTGGGCGCCGCCATGATGGGCATGCTGGCGTTAAAAATAATCCCGGATTTTGAAGGGATAGAAAAGTTGGTACCAGTGGCCCGCACGTATCACCCAAAACCGGAGCATCACGCGACGTACCAGCAACTATACGAAATTTACGAAGGATTATACCCCAAGCTAAAACAAGATTTTGCGGCCATTACGGCCTTGCAGAAATAG
- a CDS encoding DMT family protein — protein MKGIYTTILLMLSNVFMTFAWYGHLQFKKISWLQQVGLVGVILISWGLALFEYIFQVPANKIGFEENGGPFSMFELKIIQEVISLVVFTLITVFIFRTDKLAWNHIIGFLLMVLAVYFIFKKW, from the coding sequence GTGAAAGGAATATACACTACTATTTTGCTGATGCTGTCTAACGTATTTATGACGTTTGCCTGGTACGGGCACCTACAATTTAAAAAAATAAGCTGGCTGCAGCAGGTAGGCTTAGTAGGCGTAATACTTATTAGTTGGGGCTTGGCGCTTTTTGAATATATTTTTCAGGTACCGGCCAACAAAATTGGATTCGAAGAAAACGGCGGGCCTTTTTCCATGTTCGAACTCAAAATTATTCAGGAAGTGATTTCGCTGGTAGTTTTTACTTTAATCACCGTTTTTATTTTCCGGACCGATAAGCTGGCCTGGAACCATATCATTGGGTTTTTATTGATGGTGCTGGCTGTTTATTTTATTTTTAAAAAATGGTAG
- a CDS encoding DUF2911 domain-containing protein, whose amino-acid sequence MKQLRASLLLCLFLAVTTLAFGQDDKAQRPSPPATASGKIGAAQVTINYSSPAVKGRKMLGEKEPYGKVWRTGANEATTITFDKDVMIEGQTLKAGTYALFTIPNQTEWTVIFNKTAEQWGAFKYDEAQDALRVKVKPIASKALTERLKFEVTPKGKNAGVVTMKWENVEVPVRIKTDGASA is encoded by the coding sequence ATGAAACAATTAAGAGCAAGTCTGTTGCTGTGCTTATTTTTAGCGGTTACTACCCTCGCCTTTGGCCAGGATGATAAAGCCCAACGGCCAAGTCCGCCCGCTACGGCTTCGGGTAAAATTGGAGCAGCCCAGGTTACCATTAACTACAGTTCTCCGGCGGTAAAAGGCCGCAAAATGCTCGGCGAGAAAGAGCCTTACGGCAAAGTATGGCGCACCGGCGCCAACGAAGCTACTACTATTACCTTCGATAAAGACGTAATGATTGAAGGACAAACGTTAAAAGCCGGAACTTATGCATTGTTCACCATTCCGAACCAAACCGAATGGACCGTTATTTTTAACAAAACCGCCGAGCAGTGGGGTGCTTTTAAATACGACGAAGCGCAAGATGCTTTGCGCGTGAAAGTAAAACCAATAGCCAGCAAGGCATTAACCGAACGCCTGAAATTTGAAGTAACTCCCAAAGGGAAAAATGCCGGCGTGGTTACCATGAAATGGGAAAACGTAGAGGTGCCGGTCCGGATTAAAACGGATGGCGCTTCGGCCTAG
- a CDS encoding MOSC domain-containing protein, with product MAFFRSKDSQLGHLLRTLPQTGTLTWIGVRPARLTPLQSLDSVEAVTDQGLAGDHFNGKPGSKRQITLIQAEHIAAVASMLHSPQIDPGLLRRNLVVRGINLLALKDQQFWVGEVLLQTTGLCHPCSRMETNLGPGGYNAMRGHGGLTAQILQGGHLHVGDVVRINL from the coding sequence ATGGCTTTTTTCAGATCTAAAGATTCTCAGTTGGGGCATCTGCTTCGTACTTTGCCTCAGACCGGCACGCTTACCTGGATTGGTGTCCGGCCCGCCCGTTTGACGCCGCTGCAATCCCTGGACTCGGTAGAAGCAGTCACCGACCAGGGTTTAGCTGGCGATCATTTTAACGGTAAACCGGGGAGCAAACGGCAAATAACCCTTATTCAAGCGGAGCATATTGCAGCAGTGGCTTCTATGTTGCATTCACCCCAAATAGACCCAGGATTACTCCGGCGGAATCTGGTGGTACGGGGCATTAATTTGCTGGCCTTGAAAGATCAGCAATTCTGGGTAGGCGAAGTTTTACTGCAAACCACGGGTTTGTGCCATCCTTGTTCCCGCATGGAAACGAATTTGGGGCCGGGTGGCTACAATGCCATGCGCGGCCACGGTGGCTTAACTGCGCAGATTCTGCAAGGAGGGCATTTGCACGTAGGCGACGTGGTTAGAATTAATTTATAG
- a CDS encoding T9SS type A sorting domain-containing protein encodes MKGREQAGARTVARTATSEPVAVAPPATWQAYPNPFREQVTVRFTLAETQAVTVRVLDSQGRAITTLGQEEAQANQPYELEWQAGKQPAGMYLLQLQTPTHQYTQKLLLTK; translated from the coding sequence ATAAAGGGCCGTGAGCAAGCGGGTGCCAGGACCGTTGCCCGTACGGCCACCTCAGAGCCGGTTGCGGTTGCGCCACCCGCTACCTGGCAGGCTTATCCCAATCCCTTCCGGGAGCAAGTAACCGTTCGCTTTACCTTAGCCGAAACGCAGGCCGTTACCGTGCGGGTACTCGATAGCCAAGGGCGCGCCATCACCACCTTAGGGCAAGAGGAAGCACAAGCCAATCAGCCCTACGAGCTGGAATGGCAAGCGGGTAAGCAACCAGCCGGCATGTACTTGTTGCAGTTACAAACTCCTACCCACCAATACACCCAAAAACTACTCTTAACCAAGTGA
- a CDS encoding nucleoside permease, producing MTGWVRGQLSAMMFLQFFIWGAWYVTMGTYLANALQADGVAIGDAYSAMSIATIISPFFVGMIADRFFAAQRLLGILHLLGAAVLYYLTTIQDPDIFYWFILLYSLMYAPTLALANAISFNQMREPGKQFAAVRVWGTVGWIATGWLIDQVFHVTPSDLGITFKMAAIASVALAVLSLFLPNTPPKAKDATVRTSEIIGAEAFVLLKNRPFLVFFLASILICIPLSFYYSQTNQFLVESGMEHATRNMTFGQISEALFILAIPFFFRRFGVKYMILIGMLTWVIRFLLFGFGGPDQMWMLFGGIILHGVCFDFFFVTGQIYTDHKAGEKIKSSAQGMITMATYGIGMWIGTKLSGYVAKNYTISPTEHYWQEIWLVPAAIAAVVFVLFAVFFREKQLDRKQVAAAVH from the coding sequence ATGACTGGATGGGTGCGCGGGCAGCTTTCTGCCATGATGTTTCTGCAATTTTTTATTTGGGGCGCCTGGTACGTAACCATGGGCACGTATCTGGCCAATGCTTTACAAGCCGACGGCGTAGCTATCGGCGATGCGTACAGCGCTATGTCCATTGCTACCATTATTTCGCCATTTTTTGTGGGTATGATTGCCGACCGCTTTTTTGCCGCGCAACGTTTGCTAGGAATTTTACATTTGTTGGGCGCTGCCGTTTTGTATTATCTCACTACCATCCAGGACCCGGATATCTTTTATTGGTTTATCTTGCTGTATTCCCTGATGTACGCCCCTACTCTGGCGCTGGCTAACGCTATTTCGTTTAACCAGATGCGGGAACCAGGCAAGCAGTTCGCCGCCGTGCGGGTGTGGGGCACAGTAGGTTGGATCGCTACGGGTTGGCTCATCGACCAGGTTTTTCACGTTACACCCTCCGATTTAGGTATTACTTTTAAAATGGCCGCCATTGCCTCAGTTGCTTTAGCGGTTCTGAGTCTTTTCTTACCCAACACCCCGCCTAAAGCCAAAGATGCCACGGTGCGTACTTCCGAAATTATCGGCGCCGAAGCTTTTGTTTTATTAAAAAACCGGCCTTTCCTGGTGTTTTTCCTGGCCTCGATTTTAATTTGCATTCCGCTTTCGTTTTATTACAGCCAAACCAACCAGTTTCTGGTAGAATCGGGCATGGAACACGCTACCCGCAACATGACTTTCGGGCAAATTTCCGAAGCGCTTTTTATACTGGCTATTCCGTTTTTCTTCCGGCGGTTCGGGGTGAAGTACATGATTTTAATTGGTATGCTTACCTGGGTAATTCGGTTTTTACTGTTTGGCTTCGGCGGCCCCGACCAGATGTGGATGTTGTTTGGTGGCATTATCCTGCACGGCGTTTGCTTCGATTTCTTTTTTGTAACCGGCCAGATTTACACCGACCACAAAGCCGGCGAAAAAATAAAAAGTTCGGCTCAGGGCATGATTACCATGGCCACCTACGGCATTGGCATGTGGATCGGCACCAAATTATCGGGTTACGTGGCCAAAAACTACACCATCTCGCCCACGGAACATTACTGGCAGGAAATCTGGCTGGTTCCGGCCGCTATTGCGGCCGTGGTATTTGTGCTATTCGCCGTATTTTTCCGCGAAAAACAGCTCGACCGGAAACAAGTTGCTGCGGCGGTGCATTAA
- a CDS encoding Gfo/Idh/MocA family protein translates to MQTIRWGIIGCGDVTEVKSGPAFNKIPNSKLVAVMRRDAAKAEDYARRHNVPKWYADATALINDPEVDAVYIATPPGSHHDYTLQVAAAGKPVYVEKPMARTYAECQEMIAACEKAQLPLFVAFYRRRLPSFLKVKELVDTGAIGEVRFVNIQLYHPLQNNLEKDNLPWRVQPDIAGGGLFFDLAPHQLDILDYILGPIASASGQTANQANQYPAEDIVTAQYRFASGVLGSGTWCFTVADNQRTDRMELFGSQGKITFAAFDKVPVLLETAAGKQEFDLPPPPHIQQPFIQTIVEQLTGQGECPSTGVTAARTAWVMDQIVGR, encoded by the coding sequence ATGCAAACCATCCGTTGGGGAATAATTGGCTGCGGCGACGTAACCGAAGTAAAAAGCGGTCCGGCTTTTAATAAAATACCAAATTCAAAGCTGGTAGCGGTCATGCGCCGCGATGCTGCCAAAGCCGAAGATTATGCCCGTCGGCACAACGTACCCAAGTGGTATGCCGATGCTACCGCGCTCATTAACGACCCCGAAGTAGATGCCGTTTACATTGCCACGCCGCCCGGTTCGCACCACGATTATACCTTGCAGGTAGCCGCCGCGGGCAAACCTGTTTACGTAGAAAAACCCATGGCCCGCACCTACGCCGAATGCCAGGAAATGATCGCGGCCTGCGAAAAAGCGCAACTGCCTTTATTTGTGGCGTTTTACCGCCGTCGTTTGCCTTCTTTTTTAAAAGTAAAAGAACTGGTAGATACCGGGGCTATCGGCGAGGTGCGGTTCGTAAACATCCAATTGTATCATCCTTTACAAAATAATTTAGAAAAAGATAATCTGCCCTGGCGCGTACAGCCGGATATTGCCGGCGGCGGTTTGTTCTTTGACCTGGCTCCGCACCAACTCGATATTCTGGATTACATCTTAGGCCCCATTGCCTCGGCTTCAGGGCAAACTGCCAATCAGGCGAACCAGTACCCCGCCGAAGATATCGTAACAGCGCAATACCGTTTTGCTTCGGGCGTGTTAGGCAGCGGCACCTGGTGCTTTACCGTAGCCGACAACCAACGCACCGACCGCATGGAGCTATTTGGCAGCCAAGGGAAAATTACGTTTGCGGCTTTCGATAAAGTGCCGGTTTTACTGGAGACGGCTGCGGGCAAACAAGAATTTGATTTGCCGCCGCCGCCGCATATTCAGCAGCCGTTCATTCAAACCATCGTGGAGCAACTAACCGGCCAAGGAGAATGCCCTAGCACCGGCGTTACCGCCGCCCGCACCGCCTGGGTAATGGACCAGATTGTAGGTAGGTAA
- a CDS encoding PQQ-binding-like beta-propeller repeat protein: MLTDGCYGKNAIKDYWIIKIDANGKKLWDKTFGGDQEEILTSLIATRDGGYLLGGISQSGKSGDKSEPALANGDYDYWLVKIDAAGNKVWDKTLGTTNADFLTSLIAAPDGGYLLGDNNFSVTKIDATGKLTWKKSFLSATNSFSPNLKALLLTSDGNYLLGGGSYIKTNYNYRVLKLDTNGDLVWDKSYGGASSDQLEALVAAPDGGYLLGGTSNSTATGDKTDNPRGTAGQSDYWILKIDSNGTKEWDQTLGGAQADELADLISTPDGGYLLGGTSTSSNNAFNMYEKSEPLRGYRDYWVVKVDGQGKKEWDKTAGSYLPDLLSTIIVDAKGDYLLGGTSYSDIGGDKSEARKGLQDYWVIKLQDKTPLVTTTWDMRYGGYGTDNLSSLIQTADGGYLSGGYTNSGATGDKSQPSQGKNDYWIVKSDKKGQKEWDKRYGGYSDDYLNQVLQTPDGGYLLAGSSYSQQSGDKSQASRGDRDYWIVKTDKWGQKEWDQRYGGTGKMNSRK, from the coding sequence GTGCTTACCGATGGTTGTTATGGGAAGAATGCTATCAAAGATTACTGGATAATAAAAATCGATGCTAATGGCAAAAAGCTTTGGGATAAAACGTTTGGAGGTGATCAGGAAGAGATTCTAACTTCCCTGATCGCGACCCGGGATGGAGGTTACTTATTAGGGGGTATTTCGCAGTCAGGCAAGAGTGGGGATAAGAGTGAGCCGGCCCTAGCGAATGGCGATTACGACTACTGGCTGGTAAAAATAGATGCCGCCGGCAACAAGGTTTGGGATAAAACATTAGGTACTACTAATGCTGATTTTCTTACCTCCCTGATCGCTGCCCCAGACGGTGGTTATTTACTGGGTGATAATAATTTTTCGGTAACCAAGATTGATGCTACCGGGAAACTAACCTGGAAAAAAAGCTTTCTTAGCGCTACCAATTCTTTTAGTCCTAACCTGAAAGCTTTACTTCTTACCTCAGATGGAAACTATTTACTAGGTGGTGGTTCTTACATTAAGACTAATTATAATTATCGGGTACTTAAACTAGATACCAACGGCGATCTAGTGTGGGATAAAAGCTACGGCGGCGCTTCCTCCGATCAATTGGAAGCGCTAGTGGCTGCTCCGGATGGTGGCTACCTCCTGGGCGGCACCTCTAATTCTACTGCAACTGGCGATAAAACGGATAATCCCAGAGGAACAGCCGGACAATCGGATTACTGGATTTTAAAAATTGATTCTAATGGTACTAAGGAGTGGGATCAAACTTTAGGAGGAGCACAAGCCGATGAACTAGCTGATCTGATTTCCACTCCGGATGGCGGCTATTTACTGGGAGGTACGTCCACTTCTTCTAATAATGCTTTTAATATGTACGAAAAAAGTGAGCCTTTACGGGGGTATCGCGATTATTGGGTAGTAAAAGTAGATGGGCAAGGAAAAAAAGAGTGGGATAAAACAGCGGGCAGTTACCTACCCGACCTTCTTTCTACTATTATTGTTGATGCGAAAGGGGATTACCTGTTAGGGGGAACTTCGTATTCGGATATCGGCGGCGATAAAAGTGAAGCCCGTAAAGGATTACAAGATTACTGGGTGATTAAGCTCCAAGATAAAACACCGCTGGTTACTACTACCTGGGACATGCGTTACGGGGGTTACGGCACGGATAACTTGAGCTCGCTGATCCAAACGGCGGATGGGGGTTACTTGAGCGGGGGGTACACCAACTCGGGCGCGACGGGGGATAAAAGCCAACCCAGCCAGGGCAAGAACGACTACTGGATCGTTAAATCCGATAAGAAGGGGCAAAAAGAATGGGATAAACGCTACGGCGGTTACTCGGATGATTACTTGAACCAGGTGCTCCAGACCCCGGATGGCGGGTACCTTTTGGCCGGTTCTTCTTACTCCCAGCAGAGTGGAGATAAAAGCCAGGCCAGTAGAGGCGACCGGGATTACTGGATCGTGAAAACCGATAAGTGGGGGCAGAAAGAATGGGACCAACGCTACGGGGGCACGGGGAAGATGAACTCCAGAAAGTGA
- a CDS encoding AAA family ATPase → MEIESQITYQERIQEHQNKIKQVFAEVGKVVVGQQYMVNRLLIGLFTGGHILLEGVPGLAKTLTINTLSRVLHLNFQRIQFTPDLLPSDLIGTMIYNQNSSAFEVKKGPIFANLILADEVNRSPAKVQSALLEAMQEKQVTIGEHTFKLDLPFLVLATQNPVEHEGTYPLPEAQVDRFMMKVYVNYLKKSDELEVMRRMANMSFAGAVNTILTKEDIFAIRNEINQVQISEVLEKYIIELVFATRRPAEYDLNEFADYIQFGVSPRASIALNLAAKAMAFFDERDYVLPEDIKEVASDVLNHRIILNYEAEADDIKTKDFIEAILRKVPIS, encoded by the coding sequence ATGGAAATTGAATCGCAGATAACGTACCAGGAGCGCATCCAGGAACATCAAAATAAGATTAAACAGGTTTTTGCCGAGGTAGGTAAAGTAGTGGTGGGCCAGCAATACATGGTAAACCGCCTGTTAATTGGCTTATTTACCGGCGGCCATATTTTACTCGAAGGCGTGCCAGGGTTGGCTAAAACGTTAACCATTAATACCTTAAGCCGGGTATTGCACTTAAATTTCCAACGCATCCAATTTACGCCCGATTTACTGCCTTCTGATTTAATCGGCACGATGATTTATAATCAGAATTCGTCGGCGTTCGAGGTAAAAAAAGGCCCTATTTTCGCGAATTTAATTCTGGCTGATGAGGTAAACCGGTCGCCGGCCAAAGTGCAATCGGCGCTGCTGGAAGCGATGCAGGAAAAACAGGTAACTATTGGCGAGCATACCTTTAAACTGGATCTGCCTTTTCTGGTACTGGCTACGCAAAACCCCGTGGAGCACGAAGGTACTTACCCCTTGCCCGAAGCGCAGGTAGACCGTTTTATGATGAAGGTTTACGTGAATTATTTAAAAAAATCGGATGAGTTAGAAGTCATGCGCCGCATGGCTAATATGTCGTTTGCCGGGGCGGTAAATACTATTTTAACCAAAGAAGATATTTTTGCTATTCGCAACGAGATAAACCAGGTGCAAATTTCCGAAGTGCTCGAAAAGTACATCATCGAACTGGTATTTGCCACCCGCCGACCGGCGGAGTACGATTTAAATGAATTTGCCGATTACATTCAGTTTGGGGTGTCGCCGCGGGCCAGCATTGCTTTAAACCTGGCTGCCAAAGCCATGGCATTTTTCGACGAACGCGATTACGTATTACCTGAAGATATTAAAGAAGTAGCCTCCGATGTGCTTAACCACCGTATAATTTTAAATTACGAGGCCGAAGCCGACGATATTAAAACCAAAGATTTCATCGAAGCCATTCTGCGCAAAGTACCAATCAGCTAG
- a CDS encoding AbrB/MazE/SpoVT family DNA-binding domain-containing protein, with protein MEVAIIQIGNSKGLRLTKSILDRYNIKDKVELILEEGQIILKPVEQPRKGWDKAFQKMYENGDDQFLMDDVFGEEDFEEWK; from the coding sequence ATGGAAGTAGCAATCATTCAAATAGGAAATTCAAAAGGGCTTCGCTTAACCAAGTCTATCCTGGACCGATATAACATTAAAGATAAAGTAGAACTGATTTTGGAAGAAGGGCAAATTATTCTGAAACCAGTAGAGCAGCCCAGAAAAGGCTGGGACAAAGCTTTTCAGAAGATGTATGAAAACGGCGACGATCAATTTCTAATGGATGATGTATTTGGTGAAGAAGATTTTGAGGAATGGAAATAA
- a CDS encoding type II toxin-antitoxin system PemK/MazF family toxin, which yields MEINQYDIVLVNLDPTIGSEIPKTRPCAVVSPNEINHNLRTVVIAP from the coding sequence ATGGAAATAAACCAGTACGATATAGTGTTGGTAAACTTAGATCCGACTATCGGCAGCGAAATCCCAAAAACTAGGCCTTGTGCGGTTGTATCGCCTAACGAAATCAATCATAACCTACGAACTGTAGTAATTGCCCCATGA